One genomic region from Reichenbachiella ulvae encodes:
- a CDS encoding triple tyrosine motif-containing protein, whose product MTRKTTSIVLGLIFLLSLFDTFTITARNYKGIPFIRTFLPREYNAGMQNHTLTQDQRGIIYIGNNYGLLEYDGSSWRLYPVINGTKVRAVSQHPNGRIYIGAQGQFGYYFPDKKGELTYHSLSDMLPESQGNIAEVWNCFVRGDDVYFLTEREIFLYNGTDVKRIASDLAIKSSFMVRNQLYVQLEEQGLIFVERNHIIPVFGSQKLNDKLIIGLIPYSNDRLIAFTQSNGVYIYNNNQFKEWEVSANSYLKNLTLRTSTLLSNHQIVLGTSNNGIVFIDTDGQITDELNKDRGFNNKEVFRIIEDRYGNLWVGQNNGLAKIEYSSPFTYINEQYGVEGAGYCSYADQSGLFLGTNSGLFFLSKEGGNGRKMKKLEEGQVYSIQSLEDKILLGHTQGATLLDPKHSMKPQIMSNVLGAWDFIIPRNHPELLLEGSYLGLQVYKKNGDSWEGSGLLEGLRESTRVFKEDMDGSIWMSHGYKGVFRIYPSKHYDQVDSVKFYGTDEGFSTTHLINLFSINNEYLFCSEQGIYQYDKKNDQFELSTYFTEIFGDSIHIREMAQAPNGDIYFISGDSTGMIRKGKFESHSTYTKIFNKIHGRLNDDLENISILDYDNIMFGAHEGFIHYNPSKASNLLKPINVMIRRVISTNNKRTVFSGNFVKNGEIIQKQPSSSIPVFPYEENSLLFQFSSTFSDDDQKTQFSYYLKGNDSDWSLWSQNTEKEYTNLREGSYELQVKAKNIYNIESPIASYKFSVTAPWYRTNLAFSLYFLGMIGTVLAIVFRQSVRHKKEKKVLTLNQKRELIKKDNELEEQTQKSKAEIMKLKNEKLEFEINTKNKELASSTMNLIDKNQLLSGLKNDIQQILSQDKKSGNTKALKDMMKKIDKSITHDEEWEHFQQYFDQVHGDFTQRLRNKYKNLTPQEVKLSNYLRMNLSTKEIAQLMNITNRGVEIARYRLRKKLDLQREINLTEFIGRF is encoded by the coding sequence ATGACGAGAAAGACTACATCAATTGTATTAGGACTTATATTTTTACTATCCCTTTTTGATACATTTACCATCACCGCACGCAACTATAAAGGAATACCTTTTATTAGAACATTTTTACCTCGTGAGTATAATGCGGGTATGCAAAATCACACTCTTACCCAAGATCAAAGAGGCATCATATACATCGGAAATAATTATGGCCTTTTAGAGTATGATGGATCCTCTTGGAGACTCTATCCAGTAATAAATGGCACAAAAGTGAGGGCCGTTTCTCAACACCCTAATGGCAGAATTTATATCGGTGCGCAAGGCCAGTTTGGCTATTACTTTCCTGATAAAAAAGGTGAATTAACTTATCACTCTTTATCTGACATGCTACCAGAGTCACAAGGAAACATTGCTGAGGTCTGGAATTGTTTTGTTAGAGGAGATGATGTTTACTTCCTTACAGAGAGAGAAATATTCCTATATAATGGTACGGATGTGAAAAGAATTGCTAGCGACCTTGCTATCAAATCAAGTTTCATGGTACGAAACCAACTTTATGTACAATTAGAAGAACAAGGACTCATCTTTGTTGAAAGAAACCACATTATACCAGTTTTTGGGAGTCAAAAATTAAATGACAAATTAATCATTGGACTGATTCCATACTCTAATGATCGCCTCATTGCCTTCACACAATCAAACGGAGTTTACATCTATAACAACAATCAATTTAAAGAATGGGAAGTATCTGCCAATTCATATTTAAAGAATCTAACCTTGAGAACCTCGACCCTGTTGAGCAATCATCAAATTGTACTGGGAACTAGCAATAACGGAATTGTATTCATCGATACTGATGGTCAAATAACTGACGAACTGAATAAAGACAGAGGATTTAATAACAAGGAGGTTTTTAGAATCATTGAAGATAGATATGGCAACCTATGGGTGGGACAAAATAACGGATTAGCAAAAATTGAATATTCATCCCCCTTTACCTATATCAATGAACAGTACGGTGTAGAGGGTGCTGGGTACTGTAGTTATGCAGATCAAAGCGGTTTATTTTTAGGGACAAACAGCGGACTGTTTTTTCTTTCTAAGGAGGGAGGGAATGGAAGAAAAATGAAAAAACTGGAAGAGGGACAAGTATATTCTATCCAAAGTTTAGAAGACAAAATACTTCTAGGACATACACAAGGAGCGACATTGCTTGACCCCAAACATAGCATGAAGCCCCAAATAATGTCCAATGTACTTGGGGCATGGGATTTTATCATTCCGAGAAATCATCCAGAATTACTTTTAGAGGGTAGCTACCTTGGGCTCCAGGTCTACAAAAAAAACGGGGACAGCTGGGAGGGCAGCGGTCTACTCGAAGGTCTTAGAGAATCGACCAGAGTTTTTAAAGAGGATATGGACGGATCAATTTGGATGTCTCATGGATACAAAGGAGTGTTCAGAATATATCCATCCAAGCATTATGATCAAGTAGACTCTGTTAAATTTTATGGTACAGACGAAGGTTTTAGCACAACTCATCTGATCAATCTTTTTTCAATTAATAACGAATACCTGTTTTGTTCTGAACAAGGCATTTATCAGTATGATAAAAAAAATGATCAATTCGAACTAAGTACATATTTCACTGAAATATTTGGAGATAGTATTCATATAAGAGAAATGGCTCAGGCTCCTAACGGAGATATTTATTTCATCAGTGGAGACTCAACCGGAATGATAAGAAAAGGGAAATTCGAAAGCCATAGTACGTATACGAAGATTTTTAACAAAATCCACGGAAGACTGAATGATGATCTTGAAAACATCAGTATCCTTGATTACGACAATATCATGTTCGGGGCTCATGAGGGATTTATACATTACAACCCAAGTAAGGCGTCTAATCTTTTAAAACCAATCAATGTCATGATCCGAAGGGTCATTTCGACTAACAATAAAAGAACTGTTTTTTCAGGGAATTTTGTAAAAAATGGAGAAATCATTCAAAAACAACCTTCTTCTAGCATTCCTGTTTTCCCTTATGAAGAGAACTCCTTACTCTTCCAGTTCAGTTCTACCTTTTCAGATGATGATCAAAAAACACAATTCAGTTATTATTTAAAAGGTAACGATTCAGATTGGTCTCTATGGTCACAAAATACAGAAAAGGAATACACCAACCTAAGAGAAGGCTCTTATGAGCTACAAGTCAAAGCCAAAAACATCTATAATATAGAAAGCCCCATTGCTAGCTATAAATTTTCGGTCACTGCCCCATGGTACAGGACCAACCTGGCCTTCAGTTTATATTTTCTGGGCATGATAGGCACGGTACTCGCTATCGTCTTTAGACAAAGTGTGAGACACAAAAAAGAAAAGAAAGTACTCACGCTTAACCAAAAGCGAGAACTGATCAAAAAAGACAATGAGCTTGAAGAACAGACTCAAAAATCTAAGGCTGAAATCATGAAACTGAAAAATGAGAAGCTTGAATTTGAAATAAACACAAAAAACAAGGAGCTGGCTAGTTCAACCATGAACCTGATAGATAAGAATCAGCTGTTATCTGGACTTAAAAATGACATCCAACAAATCCTAAGTCAGGATAAAAAGAGCGGAAACACCAAAGCTCTGAAAGACATGATGAAAAAGATAGACAAGAGCATCACGCACGATGAGGAATGGGAACATTTCCAGCAATATTTTGATCAGGTCCATGGGGATTTCACCCAAAGATTAAGAAACAAATACAAAAACCTAACTCCACAAGAGGTCAAACTCTCAAACTATCTTAGAATGAATCTCTCTACAAAGGAGATTGCTCAACTAATGAACATTACAAATCGTGGAGTTGAAATTGCACGCTATCGACTAAGAAAAAAACTGGATCTTCAGAGAGAAATAAACTTAACAGAATTCATTGGGCGTTTCTAA
- a CDS encoding SusC/RagA family TonB-linked outer membrane protein, which produces MIKCRLMDIRPMGLMALSLALLMLWSFNLKAQDTVVKGQVTSTVGESLPGVSVLLKGTTTGTVTDIDGNFSISVSSDDQVLVFSFIGMKAQEVAVGGRSVIDVVMEDDVTALEEVVVVGYGTKKKALVTGANIRQDGETLRALNTGQPMEALQGITPGVSISRTSGQPGAGTKVRIRGVGTIANSNPLYVVDGVPVGNNIDYLAPADIESIDVLKDAASAAIYGSRGANGVVLVTTRKGKKGAKAQITYNGYYGVQNMYRKPPALNAQEYMFIIDEGRTNDGKEPTDWEAVIKNTSIDPNDGSTQYNGWLEETYPGQGVEYGEYVWNRLQNGWEGTDWVDEISQEDAPIQSHSINVTGASEDMSYSAGFSYFDQTGIIGGEIIDAGYKRLNARLNTEFKLLEFGGRKILKVGENLTYTNTENRSTGTGNIYWNDLHDAIVTNPLMPAYWQGPHNEYGFAPTLEGISLGQTNPIATMFYRHNFNYGKGNNIVGNVYAELEPIEKLKIRSSYGINSWFGHSRSYSPAYGLASLYQRLESAESIQQDMYHGANSTWTTTASYEMDFGLHNIAVLVGNEQIRYDILNFNVGGNRRNPLYSDPDYAYLDNTAPAASTADLGVWGRDVAANGGGIFSYMGRLSYNFQEKYIVDYTFRRDGSSNFSEGNRYGNFHSVSAAWNFTQESIFSNLNFIDDGKLRASWGQNGNQDIGAFRFQTNIIPVAQGYYFGANKLASSTTYVPENAPNPNVGWETSEQIDIGLDATFMNSRLALNFDWYKKITKDWLVRAPVLGTTGAAAPWINGGDVENTGIEMVLSWKDELGDFKYGLTLSGATLKNEVTRLANAEKFIIGPSDVLSQGTSYVSRVEVGEPIGFFYGFETDGILQNQAEVDAYVGPEGNPMSFPEEYGVIPGDLRFVDQNNDGVIDENDKVNLGNPIPDFELGIQLNASWKGVYANMTLAGKFGHQVMRSYRSFADNFDQNYTTEVFGRWHGEGTSDRIPRLSSVSHRNQQYISDVYMYDADYLRINNLTVGYDFGSMAQNAGWFSAAQVYVTVNNLHTFTKYEGMDPEVSFSGNDDPNSPGYAPWASGIDLGLYPLARTVMVGVNLTF; this is translated from the coding sequence ATGATTAAATGTAGACTAATGGACATTAGGCCTATGGGTCTGATGGCACTGTCCTTAGCATTACTAATGCTATGGAGCTTCAACTTAAAAGCTCAGGACACAGTTGTGAAAGGTCAGGTGACCTCAACAGTGGGTGAGTCGCTACCGGGAGTCAGCGTATTGCTGAAGGGTACGACTACCGGTACAGTTACCGATATCGATGGTAACTTTTCAATTTCAGTTTCTTCAGACGATCAAGTTTTGGTTTTCTCTTTTATAGGGATGAAAGCGCAGGAGGTTGCCGTAGGAGGGCGATCTGTGATTGATGTAGTGATGGAGGATGATGTAACTGCTCTAGAAGAAGTAGTAGTAGTAGGGTATGGCACAAAGAAAAAAGCCTTAGTAACAGGGGCTAATATTCGTCAGGATGGCGAAACTCTTCGTGCTTTGAATACTGGACAACCCATGGAGGCCTTGCAAGGTATAACTCCTGGGGTAAGTATTTCCAGAACAAGTGGTCAACCTGGTGCCGGTACTAAGGTAAGAATTCGTGGGGTAGGAACTATTGCCAACTCTAATCCTCTATATGTAGTAGATGGTGTGCCTGTAGGAAATAATATCGACTATTTGGCACCAGCAGATATTGAGTCCATTGATGTATTGAAGGATGCAGCTTCAGCAGCTATATATGGTTCTCGTGGTGCAAATGGTGTGGTTCTCGTAACAACGAGAAAAGGTAAAAAAGGTGCGAAAGCTCAGATTACTTATAATGGATATTATGGTGTCCAAAATATGTATCGCAAGCCTCCAGCGCTGAATGCACAGGAGTACATGTTCATAATTGATGAAGGAAGAACAAATGATGGAAAGGAGCCTACTGATTGGGAAGCTGTAATAAAAAATACTTCAATTGACCCTAATGATGGTAGTACCCAGTACAACGGTTGGTTAGAAGAAACTTACCCTGGGCAAGGGGTTGAATATGGAGAATATGTTTGGAATAGACTTCAGAATGGTTGGGAAGGAACTGATTGGGTAGATGAAATCTCTCAAGAGGATGCGCCTATTCAAAGCCATTCCATTAATGTAACTGGGGCATCTGAAGATATGTCTTATTCAGCAGGGTTTTCTTATTTTGATCAAACAGGGATTATCGGCGGTGAAATCATCGATGCTGGATACAAAAGGTTGAATGCCAGATTAAATACTGAATTTAAACTGCTTGAGTTTGGAGGAAGAAAAATTCTGAAAGTAGGAGAGAACCTGACTTATACCAATACGGAAAATAGAAGTACTGGTACAGGAAATATCTACTGGAATGACCTGCACGATGCGATTGTAACCAATCCGCTGATGCCGGCTTACTGGCAAGGTCCTCATAATGAGTATGGTTTTGCTCCAACTCTAGAGGGAATTAGCCTTGGTCAGACTAACCCAATTGCAACTATGTTTTACCGTCATAATTTTAATTATGGAAAGGGTAACAATATAGTAGGTAATGTATATGCAGAATTGGAGCCAATTGAAAAACTAAAAATCCGTTCTTCTTATGGTATTAACTCATGGTTTGGTCATAGTAGATCTTATTCACCAGCTTACGGCCTAGCTTCTTTATATCAAAGGTTGGAATCTGCTGAATCTATTCAGCAAGATATGTATCATGGTGCAAATTCTACATGGACTACTACTGCCTCTTATGAGATGGATTTTGGTCTTCATAATATCGCTGTGTTGGTTGGTAATGAGCAAATCAGATATGACATATTGAACTTTAATGTAGGAGGCAACAGGAGAAATCCTTTGTACTCCGATCCAGATTATGCTTATCTGGATAATACAGCGCCTGCTGCTTCTACAGCCGATTTAGGCGTTTGGGGTCGAGATGTTGCTGCCAATGGCGGTGGTATATTTTCATACATGGGGCGTTTATCATATAACTTCCAAGAAAAATACATTGTTGATTATACCTTCCGTCGTGATGGTTCATCCAATTTTAGTGAAGGAAATCGATATGGTAACTTCCACTCCGTTTCCGCAGCTTGGAATTTCACTCAAGAGTCAATATTTTCTAATCTGAACTTTATCGATGACGGTAAGTTACGTGCGAGTTGGGGACAAAATGGTAATCAGGACATTGGGGCTTTTAGGTTCCAAACCAATATTATACCTGTAGCCCAGGGGTATTATTTCGGAGCAAATAAACTCGCTTCATCTACCACATATGTACCGGAAAATGCACCGAACCCAAATGTGGGTTGGGAAACTTCAGAACAAATTGATATAGGTTTAGATGCAACTTTTATGAATTCGCGTTTGGCCCTCAATTTTGATTGGTATAAAAAAATAACTAAAGATTGGTTGGTTCGGGCTCCAGTATTAGGAACTACTGGTGCTGCTGCACCATGGATCAATGGCGGGGACGTAGAAAATACGGGTATCGAAATGGTACTAAGCTGGAAAGATGAATTAGGTGACTTCAAATATGGTCTTACGCTTAGCGGAGCTACTTTGAAGAACGAAGTGACTCGATTAGCGAATGCTGAAAAATTCATCATCGGACCTTCTGATGTATTGTCTCAGGGTACTTCTTATGTATCTAGAGTAGAAGTGGGAGAGCCTATTGGATTCTTCTATGGATTTGAGACGGATGGCATATTACAGAATCAAGCTGAAGTAGACGCTTATGTCGGGCCAGAAGGCAACCCAATGTCTTTCCCTGAAGAATATGGTGTAATTCCTGGCGATTTGAGATTTGTAGATCAGAATAATGATGGTGTAATTGATGAAAATGATAAGGTTAATCTAGGAAATCCAATTCCAGATTTCGAATTGGGTATTCAGCTCAATGCGTCATGGAAAGGCGTTTATGCTAATATGACTTTGGCAGGGAAATTTGGCCACCAGGTGATGAGATCTTATCGTTCATTCGCGGACAATTTTGATCAGAACTATACCACCGAGGTTTTCGGTAGATGGCACGGTGAGGGCACTTCAGACCGAATCCCTCGACTTAGCAGTGTTTCACACAGAAATCAGCAATACATTTCTGATGTTTACATGTATGATGCGGATTATCTACGAATCAATAACCTGACGGTTGGATATGATTTTGGTAGCATGGCACAAAATGCTGGCTGGTTTAGTGCTGCACAAGTATATGTGACAGTAAACAACTTACACACCTTTACTAAATATGAAGGTATGGATCCTGAAGTTTCCTTTTCAGGAAATGATGATCCAAATAGTCCTGGATATGCACCATGGGCCTCAGGTATTGACCTAGGATTGTACCCATTGGCACGAACAGTAATGGTAGGTGTGAATCTCACTTTCTAA
- a CDS encoding O-methyltransferase, with protein sequence MNQNHITDIPAVYPKLEAKCKEIGFSMPSDLFIGTLLKSLIASKPAGNFLELGTGMSLSLAWMIDGMDSQSQLISIDNDPQLTEIAKGFFSTDDRISLICADGTPWIKEYKGESFDLIFADAWPGKYSALDETLALLKVGGLYVIDDMTPQPNWPEGHAEKATALIDYLQSREDLTMTKMEWSTGVIICSKK encoded by the coding sequence ATGAACCAAAACCATATCACTGATATCCCGGCTGTATATCCTAAGCTGGAAGCTAAATGCAAAGAAATTGGCTTCTCCATGCCTTCAGACCTATTTATCGGCACCTTGCTCAAATCTTTGATAGCCTCTAAACCTGCAGGCAACTTTCTCGAACTAGGGACAGGCATGAGTCTTTCACTTGCCTGGATGATTGATGGCATGGATAGTCAATCCCAGCTAATCAGCATCGACAATGACCCGCAATTGACCGAAATCGCTAAGGGCTTTTTCAGTACAGATGATCGCATATCACTGATCTGCGCAGACGGAACTCCATGGATAAAGGAATACAAGGGAGAGTCTTTTGATTTGATCTTTGCAGATGCATGGCCAGGCAAATACAGTGCGCTGGACGAAACACTCGCACTACTGAAAGTCGGCGGTCTATATGTCATCGATGACATGACTCCCCAACCCAATTGGCCTGAGGGACACGCCGAAAAAGCCACCGCACTGATTGACTACCTGCAATCCCGTGAAGACCTCACCATGACAAAAATGGAGTGGTCTACAGGAGTGATTATTTGTAGTAAAAAGTAA
- the bglX gene encoding beta-glucosidase BglX, giving the protein MRTSKDTRLFIPSTLLFLLIIFIQSCGSTQVEVSEEDRFVNELLSKMTLEEKVGQLHQITSQWNMTGPAPNNEYAKAHEENLKSGRVGSMLNVIGAEATLNAQKLVVENSRLGIPLIFGYDVIHGYQTMFPVPLGEAASWDPGLLELSASIAAVESAAAGLHWTFAPMMDVGRDARWGRVMEGAGEDPYLSSVLSAARVRGFQGEDLSDKNTIAACAKHFAGYAFAESGKDYNTVDVSNSTLHNVILPPFKAATEAGAATYMNSFNIIQGVPATANSYIQRDLLKDKWGFEGFVVSDWNSIGEMIDHGAAQDLKEAASKAFAAGNDMDMEGYAYANHLQQMIESGEADTGYLDEAVSRVLRIKYRLGLFEDPYKYSDTLREKNTLLSPGNRAAALKVARESIVLLKNENSILPLKKDLKSIAVIGPLADDKDAPLGNWRASAISNSAVSLLEGIKAKIGDNTQINYAKGCDLVTSERGFAGEISFNTEDRSGFPEAIAAAKKSEIVLLAIGEDCYQSGEGRSQANIGLRGLQLELFEAVKKANPNVVIVLMNGRPLAIPELDEEATAILETWFLGSESGHAIADVLYGDHNPSGKLPMTFPRSNGQVPIYYNYLSTGRPGPKNEVFWSHYTDETNDPLYPFGYGLSYTTFSYDKITVNPNDNGMIVSAMVTNTGEVQGTEVVQLYIRDLVASLPRPVKELKGFKKVQLIPGESKMVEFTLSEENLGYYDNDGNYVVEPGLFSVMIGGNSRDLIKTNFEWNKAPNL; this is encoded by the coding sequence ATGAGGACATCAAAAGACACTAGACTGTTCATACCATCCACCCTACTATTTCTATTAATTATTTTCATACAATCCTGTGGTTCTACACAGGTAGAGGTCTCGGAGGAAGATCGATTTGTTAATGAACTACTTTCCAAAATGACTTTGGAAGAAAAAGTAGGTCAATTGCATCAAATCACCAGCCAATGGAACATGACAGGCCCCGCACCTAACAATGAGTATGCTAAAGCTCATGAAGAAAACTTAAAATCCGGAAGAGTTGGCTCCATGCTCAATGTAATTGGTGCAGAAGCTACTCTGAATGCTCAAAAGCTTGTTGTAGAAAACAGCCGCTTAGGTATTCCGTTGATTTTTGGCTATGATGTGATACATGGTTATCAAACCATGTTTCCGGTTCCTTTAGGGGAAGCCGCTTCCTGGGACCCCGGGCTTTTAGAGCTCTCAGCATCCATCGCAGCTGTAGAATCAGCTGCCGCAGGGCTTCACTGGACATTTGCACCTATGATGGACGTAGGTAGAGATGCACGATGGGGTCGTGTCATGGAAGGCGCTGGCGAGGATCCTTATTTAAGTAGTGTCCTTTCTGCTGCCAGAGTGCGTGGCTTTCAGGGTGAGGATTTGTCAGACAAAAACACCATTGCTGCATGTGCCAAGCACTTTGCAGGCTATGCTTTTGCCGAATCGGGAAAAGACTACAACACGGTAGATGTGAGCAACAGCACCCTACACAACGTGATCCTACCTCCATTTAAAGCGGCTACAGAAGCAGGAGCAGCTACCTATATGAATTCATTTAACATCATACAAGGGGTGCCAGCTACAGCGAACAGCTACATTCAAAGAGACCTGCTTAAGGACAAGTGGGGCTTTGAAGGGTTTGTGGTATCGGACTGGAATAGTATCGGTGAGATGATTGACCATGGAGCAGCTCAAGACCTTAAAGAAGCCGCTTCCAAGGCCTTCGCTGCGGGAAATGACATGGATATGGAGGGATATGCTTACGCCAATCACTTGCAGCAAATGATAGAATCAGGAGAGGCAGACACGGGCTATTTAGACGAAGCTGTATCACGCGTTTTACGTATCAAATATCGCTTAGGACTGTTCGAAGATCCTTACAAGTACTCAGACACACTTAGAGAGAAAAACACTCTCCTAAGCCCAGGCAACAGGGCTGCCGCATTGAAAGTTGCTAGAGAATCTATCGTGCTGCTCAAAAACGAAAACAGCATCCTACCCTTGAAGAAGGATTTGAAATCCATCGCAGTTATTGGTCCCTTGGCAGATGACAAAGATGCTCCCCTTGGTAACTGGCGAGCTTCCGCAATCAGCAACTCCGCGGTTTCATTACTGGAAGGAATCAAAGCGAAGATTGGTGATAACACTCAAATCAACTATGCTAAAGGCTGTGATTTAGTTACAAGTGAAAGAGGTTTTGCAGGTGAAATTAGTTTCAATACAGAAGATCGTTCCGGTTTCCCAGAAGCAATAGCTGCAGCAAAAAAGTCAGAAATCGTACTTTTAGCCATTGGGGAAGATTGCTACCAGTCTGGAGAAGGTAGAAGTCAAGCCAATATTGGACTTAGAGGTCTTCAACTTGAGCTCTTTGAGGCAGTTAAAAAAGCGAATCCAAATGTTGTCATCGTTTTGATGAACGGACGTCCGTTGGCTATACCTGAGCTGGATGAAGAGGCTACTGCAATTTTAGAAACGTGGTTCTTAGGTAGTGAATCTGGGCATGCCATAGCAGATGTATTGTATGGAGATCACAACCCTTCTGGCAAGCTCCCAATGACCTTCCCCAGAAGCAACGGACAAGTCCCGATCTACTACAACTACCTTAGCACAGGTCGACCAGGCCCAAAAAACGAGGTGTTTTGGTCACACTATACGGATGAAACCAATGATCCACTCTACCCATTTGGATATGGCCTTAGCTACACGACTTTTTCATATGACAAGATCACTGTTAACCCAAATGACAATGGTATGATCGTAAGCGCCATGGTAACTAACACAGGTGAGGTTCAGGGAACTGAAGTAGTTCAACTTTATATCAGAGATCTGGTTGCAAGTCTTCCAAGGCCGGTTAAAGAATTGAAAGGATTCAAAAAGGTTCAATTGATTCCAGGTGAGTCTAAAATGGTAGAATTCACCTTATCAGAAGAGAATCTGGGTTATTATGACAATGACGGCAACTATGTAGTAGAACCCGGTTTGTTCAGTGTAATGATCGGTGGAAACTCTCGAGATTTGATTAAAACCAACTTTGAATGGAATAAAGCTCCAAACCTATAA
- a CDS encoding RagB/SusD family nutrient uptake outer membrane protein, with product MVLITPLVIGLTSCNDEFLDTSNKFGSNTDTFYKTKADFDAALGGVYYSLYLEGGNVFGEEHITSMLLSDLMLGGGGPDDQGAKNVDAFTDPNDDTYRDLWRETYNGIFRANNVIEKIVEADLSEDFSSAAEQESYKNQVLGEMYFMRGFLLFRAAKFFGGMPLMVSSTTPIDVPRASFTETFGQIASDFQQGIELLPEIDPAAIPAEDYGHANHWIAQAYLARVYLFYTGYMTNIEEQSTDALTLPDGGTITRQDVIDELTDCVQNSGYALVSDFRNLWPYSYMNQQAGSVVYPWADTENLSWAGQDGFGSTIGTGNSEVMFSLRYSFADWSWVKGQRTTNRACLFFALRGNSGLTPFGEGWGWGPVHTSFFNSWDNADERKLGSVLQVGLAAEGTDGYQGDKGDHETGLFNKKYIHLEYDGGSGMQGLFNHIYSWPNTDMQLRHAQDFYYMRFADVLLMLSELTEDATYMNQVRNRAGLADIAYSPEALKQERMYELAFEGLRWFDLVRWGDVNNASMNYFDNEIDVRNSGSATTYSVTYRPETKGLVSIPESEIRLSDGLYEQNPGW from the coding sequence ATGGTCTTAATAACACCATTGGTCATAGGCCTAACGAGTTGTAACGATGAATTTCTTGATACATCTAACAAGTTTGGCTCGAATACGGATACTTTTTACAAAACCAAAGCAGATTTTGATGCTGCTCTAGGTGGTGTATACTACAGTTTATATCTCGAAGGAGGCAATGTCTTCGGCGAGGAGCACATTACTTCGATGCTACTTAGTGATTTGATGCTGGGCGGTGGAGGCCCTGATGATCAGGGAGCTAAAAATGTAGATGCTTTTACTGATCCTAATGATGATACATATAGGGATCTTTGGAGAGAAACCTATAATGGGATTTTCAGAGCAAATAATGTGATAGAGAAGATTGTAGAAGCTGATTTGTCAGAAGATTTTTCTAGCGCTGCGGAGCAAGAAAGCTACAAAAATCAGGTTTTAGGGGAGATGTATTTCATGAGAGGTTTTCTACTTTTCAGAGCAGCTAAATTTTTCGGAGGTATGCCACTTATGGTTTCTTCTACTACACCTATCGATGTGCCTCGTGCTTCGTTCACTGAGACCTTTGGACAAATTGCCTCTGATTTTCAGCAAGGTATAGAGTTACTTCCCGAAATCGACCCTGCTGCCATTCCTGCTGAAGATTATGGACATGCCAATCATTGGATTGCACAGGCTTATCTAGCTCGAGTATACCTTTTTTACACAGGGTATATGACCAATATTGAGGAGCAAAGTACTGATGCGTTAACCTTGCCAGATGGCGGTACTATTACCAGGCAAGATGTGATTGATGAACTGACCGACTGTGTTCAGAATAGTGGTTATGCTTTGGTAAGTGATTTCAGAAATTTGTGGCCTTATTCGTATATGAATCAGCAAGCAGGTTCTGTGGTTTACCCTTGGGCTGATACCGAAAACTTATCATGGGCTGGTCAAGATGGATTCGGTAGTACTATTGGAACTGGTAATTCTGAGGTAATGTTTTCTCTTCGGTACTCATTTGCAGATTGGAGCTGGGTCAAAGGTCAAAGAACTACCAACAGAGCTTGTTTGTTTTTTGCGCTAAGAGGTAATTCAGGTTTGACTCCATTCGGAGAAGGCTGGGGCTGGGGTCCTGTTCATACTAGTTTCTTCAATTCATGGGATAATGCCGATGAAAGGAAGTTAGGGTCTGTCCTGCAAGTAGGGTTAGCTGCAGAGGGTACTGATGGTTACCAGGGCGATAAAGGAGATCACGAAACAGGTCTCTTCAACAAAAAGTACATTCATCTGGAATATGATGGTGGCTCTGGTATGCAGGGACTATTCAATCATATCTATTCTTGGCCTAATACGGACATGCAGCTACGTCATGCACAGGATTTCTATTATATGAGATTTGCAGATGTATTGCTGATGCTTTCGGAGCTTACAGAAGACGCTACTTATATGAACCAAGTAAGGAATCGAGCAGGCTTAGCTGATATTGCTTATTCTCCAGAAGCCTTAAAACAGGAAAGAATGTATGAATTGGCATTCGAAGGACTTCGTTGGTTTGATCTAGTTCGTTGGGGGGATGTAAATAATGCGTCCATGAATTACTTTGACAATGAAATAGATGTAAGAAATTCAGGCAGTGCAACCACATACAGTGTTACCTACCGTCCAGAAACCAAAGGTCTGGTTTCTATTCCTGAATCTGAGATTAGACTTTCAGATGGATTATATGAGCAAAACCCTGGATGGTAA